In Lysobacter lycopersici, a genomic segment contains:
- a CDS encoding SPOR domain-containing protein translates to MPGWAWLVLGVLITLGVVLILPRYLKSGDGDGFFRPHPNPDAQPLAESSDDDEGVVAQPAADAATKDKPDAASKDGDFDFYTLLPGNEVALSDAQLAAAEKAEQARAQQATPAQADTDAALPKPLPETPSTPDTNKPAQVASATPAPTSSGGNDTPYLLQAGAFGASGDAEAVKAKIALLGLNARVESAAIGGKTVYRVRMGPYGTASELATAKGKLADGGLPALAIKVK, encoded by the coding sequence ATGCCCGGCTGGGCCTGGCTGGTGCTGGGCGTGCTGATCACCCTCGGCGTGGTGCTGATCCTGCCGCGTTACCTGAAATCCGGCGACGGCGACGGTTTCTTCCGTCCGCACCCGAATCCCGACGCGCAGCCGCTGGCCGAGTCCTCGGACGACGACGAAGGCGTGGTCGCGCAGCCGGCTGCGGATGCGGCGACGAAGGACAAGCCCGACGCCGCCAGCAAGGACGGCGATTTCGATTTCTACACCCTGCTGCCGGGCAACGAGGTCGCGCTGAGCGATGCGCAGCTCGCGGCGGCGGAAAAAGCGGAACAGGCACGCGCGCAGCAGGCCACGCCAGCGCAGGCCGATACCGATGCGGCGCTGCCGAAGCCGCTTCCGGAAACGCCTTCGACGCCGGACACGAACAAGCCCGCGCAGGTCGCGAGCGCAACGCCCGCACCGACCAGCAGCGGCGGCAACGACACGCCCTACCTACTGCAGGCCGGCGCGTTCGGCGCCAGCGGCGATGCGGAGGCGGTGAAGGCCAAGATCGCGCTGCTCGGCCTGAACGCTCGCGTCGAGTCCGCCGCGATCGGCGGCAAGACGGTGTACCGCGTGCGCATGGGGCCCTACGGCACCGCGTCGGAACTGGCCACGGCCAAGGGCAAGCTCGCCGATGGCGGCCTGCCGGCGCTGGCGATCAAGGTGAAGTGA
- the argS gene encoding arginine--tRNA ligase, translating to MKSQLRALVDQGIARLREAGTLPADVAVPEFAIERPKDRAHGDFSANAAMLLAKAAKTNPRALAQALVEALPQDPAIASVEIAGPGFINFRLAPSAWQAMLREIATQGADYGRNASGKGHTAGVEYVSANPTGPLHVGHGRAAVIGDCIARVMAANGWNVKREFYYNDAGVQIENLARSTQARAKGLKPGDADWPEDAYNGDYIADVANSYLRGDAVEIEGHVIVGKNDADDLDAIRKFAVAYLRREQNADLEAYGVLFDVYFLESSLYVDGKVDETVRELIAHGHTYEDGGALWLRTTDFGDDKDRVMRKSDGTYTYFVPDIAYHRSKWQRGYQRAVTELGADHHGSLMRVKAGLQALDAGIPAGYPDYVLHQMVTVMRGGEEVKLSKRAGSYLTLRDLIDEAGCDATRWFLVARKPDSQLTFDIDLARSQSLDNPVYYVQLAHARSCGVFRQLAERGLAFDAENGRNQPLDLDDRATATLLASLSRWPEVVAAAGAQLEPHLVAAYLLELAQDFQSYYNEHQFLVDDANLRDARLALAAATRQVLANGLGLLGVNAPEAM from the coding sequence GTGAAATCCCAGCTCCGCGCCCTGGTCGACCAGGGCATCGCCCGCCTCCGCGAGGCCGGTACCCTGCCCGCCGACGTCGCCGTGCCCGAATTCGCGATCGAGCGGCCGAAGGATCGCGCGCACGGTGATTTCTCCGCCAACGCGGCGATGCTGCTGGCCAAGGCGGCGAAGACCAATCCGCGCGCGCTGGCGCAAGCCCTGGTCGAGGCGTTGCCGCAAGACCCGGCCATCGCCTCGGTGGAAATCGCCGGCCCGGGCTTCATCAACTTCCGCCTCGCGCCTTCGGCGTGGCAGGCGATGCTGCGCGAGATCGCGACGCAGGGCGCCGACTACGGCCGCAACGCCAGCGGCAAGGGCCACACGGCTGGCGTCGAATACGTATCGGCGAACCCCACCGGCCCGCTGCACGTCGGCCACGGCCGCGCTGCGGTGATCGGCGACTGCATCGCGCGCGTCATGGCCGCCAACGGCTGGAACGTGAAGCGCGAGTTCTACTACAACGACGCCGGCGTGCAGATCGAGAACCTCGCGCGCTCCACGCAGGCGCGCGCCAAGGGCCTGAAGCCCGGCGACGCCGACTGGCCCGAAGACGCCTACAACGGCGACTACATCGCCGACGTGGCGAACTCATATTTGCGCGGCGATGCGGTGGAAATCGAAGGCCACGTGATCGTCGGCAAGAACGATGCCGATGACCTGGATGCGATCCGCAAGTTCGCGGTCGCCTACCTGCGCCGCGAACAGAACGCCGACCTCGAGGCCTACGGCGTGTTGTTCGACGTGTATTTCCTCGAATCCTCGCTCTACGTCGACGGCAAGGTGGACGAAACCGTGCGCGAGCTGATCGCCCACGGCCACACCTACGAGGACGGTGGCGCGCTGTGGCTGCGTACCACCGACTTCGGCGACGACAAGGACCGGGTGATGCGCAAGTCCGACGGCACCTATACCTACTTCGTGCCGGACATCGCCTACCACCGGTCGAAATGGCAGCGCGGTTACCAGCGCGCCGTCACCGAACTCGGCGCCGACCACCACGGTTCGCTGATGCGGGTGAAAGCCGGACTACAGGCGCTCGACGCCGGCATTCCCGCCGGATATCCCGATTACGTGCTGCACCAGATGGTCACGGTCATGCGCGGCGGCGAGGAAGTGAAGCTGTCCAAGCGCGCCGGCAGCTACCTGACCCTGCGCGACCTGATCGACGAAGCCGGGTGCGACGCGACGCGCTGGTTCCTGGTCGCGCGCAAGCCCGACTCGCAGCTCACCTTCGACATCGACCTCGCGCGTTCGCAGTCGCTCGACAATCCGGTGTACTACGTGCAGCTCGCGCATGCGCGCAGCTGCGGCGTGTTCCGGCAACTGGCCGAGCGCGGACTCGCGTTCGACGCCGAGAACGGCCGCAACCAGCCGCTCGATCTCGACGACCGCGCGACCGCCACGCTGCTCGCCTCGCTGTCGCGCTGGCCGGAAGTCGTGGCTGCCGCCGGCGCGCAGCTGGAACCGCACCTGGTCGCGGCCTACTTGCTGGAACTGGCGCAGGACTTCCAGTCGTATTACAACGAACACCAGTTCCTGGTCGACGACGCGAACCTGCGCGACGCGCGGCTCGCGCTCGCCGCGGCGACGCGGCAGGTGCTGGCGAACGGACTCGGATTGCTGGGCGTGAACGCCCCGGAGGCGATGTAA
- a CDS encoding transposase — MPPQRKSIRLRGYDYTQAGAYFVTICAQGHACLFGNITNGEMRLNNIGNIVAEEWAKTREIRIGMELDAWVVMPNHFHGIIVIVDSRRRGDRPVAPTGPQPRSVGAVVAGFKSAATKRINALRGTPGTPVWQRNYHEHIIRNEGSLDRIRQYILDNPAQWATDRENPSSHSA, encoded by the coding sequence ATGCCCCCGCAACGCAAATCGATCCGATTGCGGGGCTACGACTACACACAAGCTGGCGCTTACTTCGTCACGATCTGCGCGCAAGGTCACGCATGTCTGTTCGGAAACATCACCAATGGTGAGATGAGACTGAACAACATCGGCAATATCGTTGCTGAGGAATGGGCGAAAACCCGGGAAATCCGCATCGGAATGGAATTGGACGCTTGGGTCGTCATGCCAAATCATTTCCACGGAATCATCGTTATCGTCGATTCACGCCGTAGGGGCGACCGGCCGGTCGCCCCTACCGGCCCACAACCACGATCCGTGGGCGCGGTCGTCGCAGGATTCAAATCCGCCGCCACCAAACGCATCAACGCGCTGCGAGGAACACCGGGAACGCCTGTGTGGCAACGCAACTACCACGAGCACATCATCCGCAACGAGGGCTCCCTGGATCGCATTCGGCAATACATCCTCGACAATCCTGCGCAATGGGCGACAGATCGCGAAAACCCATCGAGCCATTCCGCTTGA